A region from the Halobellus litoreus genome encodes:
- a CDS encoding glycosyltransferase family 4 protein: MHIGMILRSTFPPDIRVRREAKFLVNHGHKLTLFCTDEPNRTSTETIDGINVIRVPTPQSPLAEIGELTYHASFVAPHWCQLVRKYISEFDVLHIHDLPMTRTGLLTARNIDVPVVVDFHEIYPDSVAAWRQSDTWLQRIRPYRLFKPVWRLHRYERRCVENVDALLHESPEQQSYYREHNRISDIDTSVVRNVPDLDRLNDIVIDERTRDEFVVSYVGGFSPQRGLMTVVEAFSELLEIVTDAALLMVGDGSDTYVSQLKNRCADLGISDNVEFTGWVEFDQVFSYLNESDVSLCPWIGDNIDSECTLPNKLFQSMYMGVPVIVSDLKSMRTVVEETESGVVVDSESVSELANALVELYRDPERCRELGENGRQAVEDKYNFQHEGEQLVSLYERIQ; encoded by the coding sequence ATGCATATTGGGATGATTCTTCGATCAACGTTTCCGCCGGATATCCGTGTCCGTCGGGAGGCAAAATTTCTCGTCAACCACGGGCATAAACTAACCCTTTTTTGTACTGACGAGCCAAATAGAACTAGCACAGAGACGATTGACGGGATCAACGTAATTCGGGTTCCGACTCCTCAAAGCCCCCTCGCCGAGATCGGTGAGCTCACGTATCACGCGAGTTTCGTTGCACCACACTGGTGTCAATTAGTGCGTAAATACATTTCAGAGTTTGACGTGCTTCACATCCATGACCTGCCGATGACGCGGACGGGTCTCCTCACTGCACGAAATATAGATGTCCCAGTGGTGGTTGATTTCCACGAGATTTATCCAGATTCAGTAGCAGCCTGGAGGCAGTCGGATACGTGGTTGCAACGAATTCGGCCCTATCGACTATTTAAGCCGGTTTGGCGACTGCACCGATACGAACGCCGCTGTGTTGAAAATGTCGATGCACTTCTGCACGAGTCCCCCGAACAACAATCATACTATCGTGAGCACAATCGTATAAGCGATATCGATACCTCTGTAGTCCGCAATGTCCCGGATCTCGATCGGCTTAACGATATTGTAATCGATGAACGTACCAGAGATGAATTCGTCGTGAGTTATGTCGGCGGATTCAGTCCTCAGCGTGGCCTAATGACGGTTGTTGAGGCGTTCTCGGAGCTTTTGGAGATTGTAACTGATGCGGCGTTATTGATGGTCGGTGATGGGAGTGACACGTACGTCTCACAACTGAAAAACCGCTGTGCTGACCTCGGAATCAGTGATAATGTGGAGTTCACCGGATGGGTCGAATTTGATCAAGTATTTTCTTATTTAAATGAAAGTGATGTCTCGCTCTGTCCGTGGATCGGTGATAATATTGATTCGGAGTGTACGCTTCCGAATAAACTCTTCCAGAGTATGTATATGGGGGTTCCTGTTATCGTTAGTGATCTTAAATCAATGAGAACAGTTGTTGAAGAGACCGAGAGTGGCGTGGTTGTTGACTCAGAGAGTGTTTCTGAGCTTGCCAATGCACTCGTCGAATTGTATCGGGATCCTGAACGGTGCCGAGAATTGGGGGAAAATGGACGACAAGCAGTAGAAGACAAATATAATTTCCAGCACGAAGGAGAACAGTTAGTTTCTCTCTATGAACGAATCCAATGA
- a CDS encoding glycosyltransferase family 4 protein: MTQVAILTSSHSTFDTRIFHKQARSLIDGGYDVTLITPHSSDQERSGVTIKAVDESDVNSADVKHILKIYAEAKRTDADIYHLHDPGLLPAGLLLSLEDKKVIYDCHEDYGRAFKYYDSVPFNPVISRVYPPIQSTIAKRLDGVIAATDWIADDFRARGHENVALVRNFPRVSMVGDETATIDHDHEYSMVYVGGLSTERGLEDMLYLTAELRRRNIDVDLWLLGRIDIKAREEIERITTEKRIKDHVKTFGYVDPDEIFRYLRAADLGLCLLYSGRAEYIIPTKMFEYMLAEIPVLATRTTGTQKYLPDDCGRTVANDRDDQADAAEEILTNPELQNKMGKRGAQKVRNEYCWEVEAEQLLELYRDLT, encoded by the coding sequence ATGACTCAAGTAGCGATTCTAACGTCTTCACACTCTACATTCGACACCAGAATATTCCACAAACAAGCACGGAGTCTCATAGATGGGGGCTATGATGTTACTCTCATTACTCCTCATAGTTCAGATCAGGAGCGGTCTGGTGTAACCATTAAAGCTGTCGACGAAAGCGACGTCAACAGCGCCGATGTTAAGCACATTTTGAAAATATATGCTGAAGCAAAACGGACGGACGCAGATATCTATCATCTCCACGATCCGGGACTCCTCCCGGCGGGGCTACTGCTCTCACTAGAGGACAAAAAAGTGATATATGATTGCCACGAGGATTACGGACGTGCATTCAAATATTACGACTCTGTACCATTTAATCCAGTAATCAGCAGAGTTTATCCCCCTATTCAGTCCACAATAGCAAAACGACTAGATGGCGTTATAGCTGCGACTGACTGGATCGCAGACGACTTTCGAGCGCGAGGCCACGAGAACGTAGCACTCGTGAGAAACTTCCCACGGGTCTCGATGGTGGGTGATGAAACCGCCACAATCGACCACGATCACGAGTATTCGATGGTGTACGTCGGCGGACTCTCTACAGAGAGAGGACTAGAGGATATGCTATATCTAACTGCAGAACTTCGGCGGAGGAACATCGATGTCGACTTGTGGCTTCTCGGAAGAATAGACATAAAAGCCCGCGAAGAAATCGAGCGAATCACGACAGAAAAGAGAATCAAAGACCACGTGAAAACGTTTGGGTACGTTGATCCGGATGAGATATTCCGGTATCTCAGAGCTGCTGATCTCGGTCTCTGCTTGCTTTACAGTGGGCGTGCAGAATACATCATCCCAACGAAAATGTTTGAATATATGCTCGCAGAGATTCCCGTTTTGGCTACAAGGACAACTGGGACCCAAAAGTATCTGCCAGATGATTGTGGGCGAACAGTGGCCAATGATCGAGACGATCAGGCCGACGCCGCTGAAGAAATCCTCACTAACCCGGAACTTCAAAACAAGATGGGTAAACGGGGGGCACAAAAAGTGAGAAATGAGTACTGTTGGGAAGTCGAAGCGGAACAGCTCTTGGAGTTGTATAGGGATCTCACTTGA
- a CDS encoding DegT/DnrJ/EryC1/StrS family aminotransferase — MVEEVPFTDIYMDDEMIQEVEAVLESGRYVKGPVVESFETSFAEQCGTDYAVGVNSGTSAILLGLQSLGIGEGDDVFVPGHTYFASVSPVLELGANPIFVDVLRDTYTMDTDDLEAKVDTAENPTAVIPVHLYGQMVEMDRVTEIADEYDLGIVADACQAHFAERNGRSAGSIADVGAFSFYPSKNMTVAGDGGMLVTDDAELAERARALRNHGRDDDGVHRHLGLNHRMSEMLAAVGKEQLQHIEEWNEGRRRAARHYDERLGNIDTVRTPEVDDENSHVYHLYVVQVPDRDGFREYLADNDVDTGIHYPTPAHEHPAVVDRVGETTVERAEELCDSIVSLPMHPRLSEEEVEYVCDLIAEYYE, encoded by the coding sequence ATGGTAGAGGAGGTCCCGTTCACGGACATCTATATGGACGACGAGATGATCCAAGAGGTCGAAGCCGTCTTGGAAAGCGGACGATACGTCAAAGGCCCGGTAGTCGAATCGTTTGAGACGTCGTTCGCCGAACAGTGCGGAACCGACTATGCCGTCGGTGTCAACAGCGGGACGTCTGCGATTCTGCTCGGTCTACAGTCACTCGGGATCGGCGAGGGCGACGACGTCTTCGTCCCCGGACACACCTACTTCGCGTCGGTTAGCCCGGTGCTGGAACTGGGCGCGAATCCCATCTTCGTCGATGTTCTCCGGGATACGTACACGATGGATACAGACGATCTCGAAGCGAAGGTAGACACCGCCGAGAATCCGACAGCGGTGATTCCGGTCCATCTCTACGGGCAGATGGTCGAGATGGATCGCGTGACCGAAATCGCCGACGAGTACGACCTGGGTATCGTCGCGGACGCGTGTCAGGCTCACTTCGCGGAACGGAACGGACGGTCTGCGGGAAGTATCGCCGATGTCGGGGCGTTCAGCTTCTACCCCTCGAAGAATATGACCGTCGCGGGGGACGGCGGGATGCTCGTGACTGACGACGCCGAGCTCGCCGAGCGCGCTCGGGCGTTACGTAATCACGGGCGCGACGACGACGGTGTACACCGGCATCTCGGCCTGAACCATCGTATGAGTGAGATGCTCGCAGCAGTAGGGAAAGAACAGTTACAGCACATCGAAGAGTGGAACGAGGGACGGCGTCGTGCGGCACGACACTACGACGAGCGGCTCGGAAATATCGATACAGTGAGGACTCCGGAAGTCGATGACGAAAACAGCCACGTCTATCACCTCTACGTCGTGCAGGTCCCTGACCGAGACGGTTTTCGGGAGTACCTCGCCGACAACGACGTAGACACTGGGATTCATTATCCAACGCCAGCGCACGAGCACCCCGCAGTGGTCGATCGCGTGGGGGAGACGACAGTGGAACGTGCTGAGGAACTCTGTGATAGTATCGTTTCGCTTCCGATGCACCCGCGTCTGTCCGAAGAAGAGGTCGAGTACGTGTGTGACCTGATCGCGGAGTACTACGAATGA
- a CDS encoding Gfo/Idh/MocA family protein produces MKYGVIGTGYWGSNHARVAAELAEEDKINDVVLCDVDRDRVEELAASYDVEYTTDYTDLPSLGVDATTVATPSPTHHEISTYLLEHGVNCLVEKPLTLDSNDAWDMVETADKTGQVLGVGHIFRYHPALSDLKRRIERGELGRIKYLNTNRFSFRVPRATAGALYSLGVHDVDISNYLLEETPQSLYCNLDSFVRDDVDETATIVLEYGNATSVINESWQIPVHGKRRDLTVVGSEKTAYIDYLEDTVVELYDSRIRREGGNLRATSEGHQVYETNNREPLKVEVSEFIEACRTEDQLRAPGEVGAETVELLEYCEASSADDRVVSLD; encoded by the coding sequence ATGAAGTACGGTGTCATCGGAACAGGATACTGGGGATCGAATCACGCTCGCGTCGCGGCCGAACTCGCCGAGGAAGACAAAATAAACGACGTCGTTCTCTGTGACGTGGACCGAGACCGCGTAGAGGAACTCGCCGCTTCGTACGATGTCGAGTACACGACGGATTACACCGATCTCCCTTCGCTCGGCGTCGACGCGACCACGGTCGCGACTCCGTCTCCGACCCACCACGAGATCTCGACTTATCTTCTCGAACACGGCGTCAACTGCCTCGTGGAGAAGCCCTTGACACTCGACAGCAACGATGCCTGGGATATGGTCGAAACAGCGGACAAGACCGGTCAGGTACTAGGAGTCGGACACATCTTCAGATATCACCCCGCGTTGAGTGACCTGAAACGACGGATCGAACGGGGCGAACTCGGTAGGATAAAATATCTCAACACGAACCGCTTCTCGTTCCGCGTCCCGCGTGCGACTGCAGGCGCGCTGTACTCGCTTGGGGTCCACGATGTCGATATCTCAAACTATCTCTTAGAGGAGACTCCCCAATCGCTGTACTGCAATCTCGATAGTTTCGTTCGCGATGACGTCGACGAAACAGCGACAATCGTTTTGGAATACGGCAACGCGACGAGCGTAATCAACGAGTCCTGGCAGATTCCTGTCCACGGCAAGCGACGGGACCTCACTGTCGTCGGCTCCGAAAAGACGGCGTATATCGATTATCTCGAGGATACCGTCGTCGAACTGTACGATAGCCGAATAAGACGAGAAGGCGGAAATCTGCGAGCGACGAGTGAAGGTCATCAAGTCTATGAAACAAATAACAGAGAGCCGTTAAAAGTGGAAGTTTCTGAGTTTATCGAAGCGTGCCGGACTGAAGATCAGCTTCGAGCACCCGGGGAAGTGGGTGCAGAGACGGTAGAACTTCTCGAATATTGTGAAGCGTCTTCAGCAGACGATCGAGTGGTTTCACTGGATTAA
- a CDS encoding acyltransferase: protein MSDFTIVENTAVGSGTEIGHFTVIHDSVIGENCRIWRFDNLYGVSIGDDCMIGSLVEIQEDVQIGDRCRVQSHSFVCSFVTLADDVFVSHGAKFVNDLYPPSGNKDEWEETRVQNGAAIGTNATILPVEIGENALVGAGAVVTEDVPENAIVAGNPAEIVGYVDEE from the coding sequence GTGTCAGATTTTACAATCGTCGAAAATACGGCGGTGGGAAGCGGTACTGAAATAGGCCACTTTACAGTTATTCACGACTCTGTGATCGGTGAGAACTGCAGGATATGGCGGTTTGACAACCTCTATGGCGTCAGTATAGGGGATGACTGTATGATTGGATCATTAGTCGAGATACAGGAAGACGTGCAAATTGGAGATCGTTGTCGGGTCCAATCACATTCCTTCGTATGCTCATTTGTGACATTAGCAGATGACGTGTTTGTGAGTCACGGGGCAAAATTCGTTAACGACCTCTACCCCCCGAGTGGGAACAAGGATGAGTGGGAAGAAACGAGAGTTCAAAACGGTGCAGCTATCGGAACTAACGCGACTATTCTCCCCGTAGAGATCGGAGAGAACGCCCTTGTCGGAGCAGGCGCAGTAGTGACCGAAGATGTGCCAGAGAATGCTATTGTCGCGGGCAATCCAGCCGAGATTGTCGGCTACGTCGACGAAGAGTAG
- a CDS encoding glycosyltransferase family protein: MSDKEITVLWLRPSTGENVSVRRERIAEHLEKKNVQVTICDTSGLDAFGAISEVLSTEYDVIIGNVRIGLYLGYALSIALRKPLIGDVSDSIEDLNHLPAPVYGSIRAFEWWVLARSQTCFFVEADSYETAKDRGLHPILARNAVDYDRFRYPSSKSKDQAHKALKEGGVALDNPIAIYIGSMVPHYYLSEIGDAAERTPGWEFVFIGKDRGAGIQEIVSERENAHFLGSFEYDLIPGFLYHGSAGLCLADREQPLKIMEYGAAGLPTLGYNGKLRKNFSDDELVFVDADPAEISDVLRRLSSDNKLASMYGENLQQKAKEHSWKAVAEQYYEQIVKATEH; encoded by the coding sequence ATGAGTGATAAAGAAATAACAGTACTCTGGCTTCGGCCGTCTACCGGCGAGAATGTGAGTGTTCGGCGTGAACGTATCGCCGAACATCTCGAAAAGAAAAACGTTCAGGTTACAATATGCGATACGAGTGGATTGGACGCTTTTGGGGCGATTTCCGAAGTGTTATCGACTGAGTATGATGTTATTATTGGGAATGTGCGTATTGGTCTCTATCTCGGATATGCCCTCTCCATCGCCCTACGAAAACCTCTAATAGGTGATGTGAGCGACTCTATCGAGGATTTGAATCATCTCCCAGCCCCAGTCTACGGGAGTATTCGAGCGTTTGAGTGGTGGGTCTTGGCACGATCTCAGACGTGTTTCTTCGTCGAGGCGGACTCGTACGAAACCGCCAAAGATCGAGGACTCCATCCGATTCTTGCGAGGAACGCTGTGGATTACGACCGATTCCGCTACCCGTCCTCGAAATCGAAAGACCAGGCACACAAAGCCCTCAAGGAAGGAGGTGTCGCTCTCGACAACCCGATCGCGATCTATATTGGGAGTATGGTTCCCCATTATTATCTTTCCGAGATCGGTGATGCTGCTGAGCGAACCCCGGGGTGGGAATTCGTCTTTATCGGTAAAGACCGAGGTGCAGGAATCCAAGAAATTGTCTCTGAGCGCGAAAACGCACACTTTCTTGGGTCCTTCGAGTATGACCTCATCCCTGGGTTTCTGTATCACGGTTCCGCTGGGTTATGCTTAGCAGACAGGGAACAACCGCTCAAAATTATGGAGTACGGTGCTGCAGGGCTTCCGACGCTTGGATACAATGGCAAACTTCGAAAGAACTTCTCCGATGATGAACTCGTTTTCGTGGATGCAGATCCAGCGGAAATTTCCGATGTGCTTCGGAGGCTTTCATCAGACAATAAACTAGCCAGTATGTACGGTGAGAATCTTCAACAAAAAGCGAAAGAACACAGTTGGAAAGCAGTGGCTGAGCAGTACTACGAACAGATCGTCAAAGCAACAGAACATTAA
- a CDS encoding carbamoyltransferase family protein, translated as MSEYLLSFKPTTRGFGEHDPSAVLFKDGKLVFGIEEERLSRNKHAVNEFPLRAIRECLSYANITLSDIDQVRLPYRPELVTKLLYNNVSEILRNPALLGESQGDDPESESGPYLLAKNLNTYRLAKRGALNEIVRHRLEREFDDECPPIETVEHHRCHAASAFHPADFTEALVLTIDGRGEYDSTVVWRGDKSGLERIKTYAHPNSLGHFYGIVTEYLGYRAFNGEGKIMGLAPYGSNNEEIESKLRDVIEVTSEYDVTDLTTGGIEAGVQRLERLFNRPRNETKGSFDQWQKDLAFITQKLLEEIVVGIVRRYASIGSGNVGLSGGVALNCKMNKRVMELDSVEELFIQPVAHDGGLAVGAGMIGQQPDDVEAMSDVYWGSSFEMDEITRVLEKNKIDYEVPENLEATIAEDIADGQLIGWYQGRMEMGPRALGNRSILADPRTEASRDRVNRYVKHREEWRPFAPSMLEEAAEEYLHNGEPSPFMIKTFEVRSERTDEITAVLHPGDDTTRPQTVNEDQNPRYYRLIEEFEQRTGVPVVLNTSFNDHGEPVVRTPTEAIKDFYGMGLDVLVLNDAVVRKH; from the coding sequence ATGTCTGAGTACCTCCTCTCCTTCAAGCCGACCACTCGCGGGTTTGGGGAGCACGATCCCAGTGCTGTACTCTTCAAAGACGGTAAGCTGGTCTTTGGAATCGAAGAAGAGCGTCTCTCCCGGAACAAACATGCCGTCAACGAGTTTCCGCTACGCGCTATCCGGGAATGCCTTTCGTATGCGAATATCACGCTTTCCGACATTGACCAAGTCCGCCTTCCGTATCGACCCGAACTTGTGACGAAACTTCTCTACAACAACGTTTCCGAAATCCTCCGGAATCCTGCTTTACTCGGCGAATCCCAAGGAGATGATCCTGAAAGCGAAAGCGGACCATATCTGCTTGCGAAGAACCTCAATACGTATCGACTCGCGAAACGAGGAGCACTAAATGAAATCGTTCGGCACCGACTAGAACGAGAATTCGATGACGAATGCCCCCCAATCGAAACCGTCGAACACCACCGATGCCACGCCGCGAGTGCGTTCCATCCGGCTGATTTCACAGAAGCGCTCGTACTGACGATTGACGGGCGCGGCGAGTACGACTCGACCGTCGTCTGGCGGGGCGACAAATCCGGGCTCGAACGGATCAAAACCTACGCACATCCGAACAGTCTCGGTCACTTCTATGGGATCGTCACCGAATATCTCGGGTATCGAGCGTTCAACGGTGAGGGGAAAATTATGGGACTTGCCCCCTATGGAAGCAATAACGAAGAGATCGAATCAAAGCTCCGAGATGTGATCGAGGTAACGTCCGAGTACGACGTGACCGATTTAACAACAGGTGGTATCGAAGCCGGTGTCCAGCGCCTCGAACGCCTGTTCAACAGACCTCGGAACGAGACGAAGGGGTCCTTCGACCAGTGGCAGAAGGACCTAGCGTTCATTACACAGAAGCTACTCGAGGAGATCGTCGTCGGAATCGTCCGTCGATACGCCTCGATCGGCTCCGGAAACGTCGGGCTCTCTGGCGGCGTCGCTCTGAACTGCAAGATGAACAAGCGGGTAATGGAACTGGACTCCGTTGAGGAACTTTTCATCCAGCCTGTCGCCCACGACGGCGGACTCGCAGTTGGTGCCGGAATGATCGGTCAGCAGCCCGACGATGTCGAAGCGATGTCGGACGTCTACTGGGGATCGTCTTTCGAGATGGACGAGATAACGCGTGTCCTCGAAAAGAACAAGATCGATTATGAGGTGCCCGAAAACCTCGAAGCAACCATCGCGGAGGACATTGCAGACGGCCAGCTCATCGGCTGGTACCAAGGCCGGATGGAGATGGGACCGCGGGCACTTGGGAATCGAAGCATCCTCGCTGATCCCCGGACCGAAGCCTCTCGCGACCGGGTGAACCGGTACGTAAAGCACCGCGAGGAGTGGCGGCCCTTCGCCCCATCGATGCTCGAAGAGGCAGCCGAGGAATACCTCCATAACGGTGAGCCGTCCCCGTTTATGATCAAGACCTTCGAGGTACGATCCGAAAGGACCGACGAGATCACGGCCGTGCTCCACCCCGGAGACGACACGACCCGTCCGCAAACGGTCAACGAGGATCAAAACCCGCGATACTACCGTCTCATCGAGGAGTTCGAACAACGTACCGGCGTCCCAGTGGTACTGAACACCTCGTTCAACGATCACGGCGAGCCGGTCGTTCGAACGCCGACTGAAGCGATCAAAGATTTCTACGGGATGGGTCTGGACGTATTGGTACTGAACGACGCTGTCGTGCGGAAGCACTGA
- a CDS encoding nucleotide sugar dehydrogenase codes for MSTHTAETVGVVGLGYVGLPLALAFARSGYDVVGVDVDDERVDALAEGKSYVTDVSDAEVQEALEGGFRPTTSYEALDDVTGVSVCVPTPLRKTGQPNLSFVAEATESLAGVIPDGCTVVLESTVYPGATEELVAPTLSENGRSVGEDVFVAFSPERIDPGREDYPITAIPKVLGGVTPACGDRAAALYEPVFEDVVRVESATEAELVKLLENTFRAVNIGLINEIAQIAYELDVNVWDVVDAAATKPFGFMPFYPGPGLGGHCIPVDPLYLSWKAGQQDIQTRFIDLADQVNREMPKHVVQRVMELLNEEGLAVSRSSVLIVGVAYKPNVSDVRESPAYDVIGLLEDRGADIEYHDPHVPEFEVEGHAYESIELSEERLQAADCVLVLTDHSAIDFERVVEQSSLVFDTRNATSRFDFGSVVQL; via the coding sequence ATGAGTACGCACACTGCCGAGACAGTCGGCGTCGTCGGACTGGGATACGTCGGGCTGCCGCTGGCGCTCGCGTTCGCGCGCTCCGGCTACGATGTCGTCGGCGTCGACGTCGACGACGAGCGCGTCGATGCGTTAGCTGAGGGGAAATCCTACGTGACGGACGTGAGCGACGCCGAGGTACAGGAGGCCCTCGAAGGAGGCTTCCGTCCGACAACGTCCTACGAGGCGCTTGACGACGTTACCGGTGTATCGGTCTGTGTGCCAACGCCCCTCCGGAAGACCGGCCAGCCGAACCTCTCGTTCGTCGCTGAGGCGACAGAGTCACTGGCCGGGGTGATCCCAGACGGCTGTACGGTCGTCCTCGAGAGCACCGTCTACCCCGGGGCGACCGAGGAACTCGTCGCACCGACGCTCTCGGAGAACGGCCGGAGCGTCGGCGAGGACGTCTTCGTCGCGTTCTCACCCGAACGGATCGACCCCGGCCGGGAGGACTATCCCATCACAGCGATTCCAAAGGTTCTCGGCGGGGTTACTCCGGCCTGCGGCGATCGCGCGGCCGCGTTGTACGAACCAGTCTTCGAGGATGTCGTCCGCGTCGAGTCGGCGACGGAGGCCGAACTCGTGAAACTGCTCGAGAACACCTTCCGGGCGGTCAACATCGGGCTGATAAATGAAATCGCACAGATCGCCTACGAACTCGACGTGAACGTCTGGGACGTCGTCGACGCCGCGGCGACGAAGCCGTTCGGATTTATGCCCTTCTACCCCGGCCCGGGGCTGGGCGGACACTGCATCCCCGTCGACCCCCTGTATCTCTCTTGGAAGGCGGGCCAACAGGACATTCAGACGCGCTTTATCGACCTCGCGGACCAGGTGAACCGCGAGATGCCCAAACACGTGGTCCAGCGCGTGATGGAACTGCTGAACGAGGAGGGACTCGCCGTGTCGCGGTCGTCGGTCCTGATCGTCGGCGTCGCGTACAAGCCGAACGTCTCCGACGTCCGCGAGTCGCCCGCCTACGACGTGATCGGACTCTTGGAGGACCGCGGTGCCGATATCGAGTATCACGACCCGCACGTCCCCGAGTTCGAAGTGGAGGGGCACGCGTACGAGTCTATTGAACTGAGCGAGGAGCGGTTGCAGGCGGCCGACTGTGTATTGGTGCTGACCGACCACTCGGCAATTGACTTCGAGCGAGTGGTTGAGCAGTCGTCGCTGGTGTTCGATACACGGAACGCGACTTCGAGGTTTGACTTCGGGTCAGTCGTCCAGTTGTAA
- the aglG gene encoding glucosyl-dolichyl phosphate glucuronosyltransferase, translating to MKVSVVICSYTLDSYEHFEEAVESVLNQTYDDVELVLVSDGNEAVYERLREDYGDRDDVVVTMTDENVGISAARNHGIEHASGDVVAQIDDDAIADPEWVEELVGVYEETDAVAVGGKMTAAWVAGKPSFLPEEFYWLIGVTHRGFADPGEEVRNTFGSNISFRREVIEELGGFDPHVGRKGDAEIQAHESELGTRLRREFGRGVIYNPDAKVAHKVFDYRTDPWWLAKRAFWQGYSKRALETLIPDAEGGEESEFLKFLLLESVPDRLRGLLRNPSGARASQLVWLLLLTGLVGFGYLYGITKWR from the coding sequence ATGAAAGTCTCCGTCGTCATCTGTTCGTACACGCTCGACAGCTACGAACACTTCGAGGAGGCCGTCGAGAGCGTGTTGAATCAGACGTACGACGATGTCGAACTCGTGTTGGTCTCCGACGGCAACGAGGCGGTCTACGAGCGTCTACGCGAGGACTACGGAGACCGCGATGACGTGGTCGTGACGATGACAGACGAGAACGTCGGCATCTCGGCGGCGCGCAATCACGGAATCGAGCACGCATCCGGTGACGTCGTCGCGCAAATCGACGACGATGCGATCGCCGATCCCGAGTGGGTCGAAGAACTCGTTGGTGTGTACGAAGAGACCGATGCCGTCGCTGTGGGCGGGAAGATGACAGCCGCGTGGGTCGCCGGGAAGCCCTCGTTTCTCCCCGAAGAGTTTTACTGGCTGATCGGCGTCACGCATCGCGGATTCGCCGATCCCGGCGAGGAAGTCCGCAACACCTTCGGATCGAACATCTCGTTTCGGCGCGAGGTGATCGAGGAACTCGGCGGGTTTGACCCGCACGTCGGCAGGAAGGGCGACGCGGAGATCCAGGCGCACGAGTCCGAACTCGGTACGCGGTTGCGACGCGAGTTCGGTCGGGGCGTCATCTACAACCCCGACGCCAAGGTCGCACACAAGGTGTTCGACTACCGGACCGACCCGTGGTGGCTGGCGAAGCGCGCCTTCTGGCAGGGGTACTCGAAACGCGCGCTCGAAACGCTGATCCCCGACGCCGAAGGCGGTGAGGAATCTGAATTTCTCAAATTTCTGCTGCTCGAATCCGTGCCGGATCGACTTCGGGGGTTGTTGCGAAACCCCTCCGGGGCGCGCGCGAGCCAACTCGTCTGGCTCCTGCTCCTGACCGGGCTCGTCGGCTTCGGCTACCTGTACGGAATCACCAAGTGGCGGTAA
- the aglF gene encoding UTP--glucose-1-phosphate uridylyltransferase AglF has translation MKAVVLAAGQGTRLRPLTEDKPKALVEVDGRPILSHCFDRLLELDVDELLVVVGYKKEKLIEYYGDTYDGVPITYAHQREPNGLAHALLTVEDHVDDDFVLMLGDNIFDANLADVVNRQREDRADAAFLVEEVPYEEASRYGVCDTNDYGEIVEVIEKPDEPPTNLVMTGFYTFTPAIFHACHLVQPSDREEYELSEAIDLLIQSGRTIDAIRMDGWRIDVGYPEDRDEAEERLEDGFEVESEDPTATAE, from the coding sequence ATGAAAGCTGTCGTTCTCGCGGCGGGACAGGGAACGCGACTCCGGCCGCTCACCGAGGACAAGCCGAAAGCCCTCGTCGAGGTCGACGGCCGGCCCATTCTCAGTCACTGCTTCGATCGGCTCCTGGAACTCGATGTCGACGAACTGCTCGTCGTCGTCGGCTACAAGAAAGAGAAGCTCATCGAGTACTACGGCGACACCTACGACGGCGTCCCGATCACATACGCCCACCAGCGTGAGCCAAACGGACTGGCGCACGCGCTTCTGACTGTCGAAGACCACGTCGACGACGATTTCGTCCTGATGCTCGGCGACAACATCTTCGATGCGAACCTCGCAGACGTCGTCAACCGACAGCGAGAGGACCGCGCCGACGCCGCCTTCCTCGTCGAGGAAGTGCCATACGAGGAGGCCTCTCGATACGGCGTCTGTGACACCAACGACTACGGGGAAATCGTCGAAGTAATCGAGAAACCCGACGAGCCGCCGACGAACCTCGTGATGACCGGGTTCTACACGTTCACGCCGGCGATCTTCCACGCCTGTCACCTCGTCCAGCCCTCCGATCGCGAGGAGTACGAACTCTCGGAGGCGATCGATCTGCTCATCCAGTCCGGTCGGACGATCGACGCGATCCGGATGGACGGCTGGCGCATCGACGTCGGCTACCCCGAGGATCGCGACGAGGCCGAAGAGAGATTAGAAGACGGGTTCGAGGTCGAATCCGAGGACCCGACCGCAACTGCCGAGTAA